Proteins co-encoded in one Cellulosilyticum sp. I15G10I2 genomic window:
- a CDS encoding HAD family hydrolase, which yields MKKYEDILFISDLDGTLITTNKAISKKNKEAIRDFISQGGEFTIATGRTVQNVLPYLDGLSINKACILYNGGAIYDLGKKAFIACSFLNKDKIVDVIKWILEQYSTLCIQVFTTETIYIVNHDKRVDPVVLAEKQAFKLSDIESILHKEWMKIILNGIHEELVECDTYLKSTLEEGVIHTVFSVPTYLEILPFGVSKGTALKELIKLTGAQNKKVIAIGDYDNDIEMIKMATVGIATRNASEGAKNSADLLTVSNDEDAIFEVITHILPSV from the coding sequence TTGAAAAAATATGAAGACATTTTATTTATTAGTGATTTAGATGGGACACTTATTACAACAAATAAAGCTATTTCAAAAAAAAATAAAGAGGCAATTCGTGATTTCATTTCACAAGGAGGAGAGTTTACTATAGCAACAGGCAGAACTGTTCAAAATGTATTGCCTTATTTAGACGGATTAAGTATTAATAAGGCTTGTATACTTTATAATGGCGGCGCAATTTATGATCTTGGTAAGAAAGCATTTATAGCTTGCAGTTTTTTAAATAAAGATAAAATAGTTGATGTTATAAAATGGATTTTAGAACAGTATAGTACGTTATGTATTCAAGTTTTTACAACAGAAACAATCTATATTGTTAATCATGATAAAAGAGTAGATCCAGTAGTATTGGCAGAAAAACAAGCATTTAAATTATCAGATATCGAAAGTATTTTACATAAAGAATGGATGAAAATTATCTTAAATGGGATTCATGAAGAACTAGTAGAGTGTGATACATATTTAAAAAGCACACTAGAAGAAGGTGTAATCCATACAGTATTCTCAGTACCGACATACCTTGAAATCCTGCCGTTTGGGGTGTCAAAAGGAACAGCTTTAAAAGAGCTTATTAAACTTACAGGGGCACAGAATAAAAAGGTTATAGCCATAGGAGACTATGATAACGATATTGAAATGATAAAAATGGCTACAGTAGGAATTGCTACTCGTAATGCTTCAGAAGGTGCGAAAAATTCTGCAGATTTATTAACTGTAAGCAATGATGAGGATGCTATTTTTGAAGTCATCACCCATATCTTGCCTAGTGTCTGA
- a CDS encoding response regulator transcription factor: MLRVLVVEDEDMIRKGFIHTIDWIAMGCLVIDEACNGEEGLEKIQKLNPDIVITDIIMPKMNGIEMIEKAKEIYTFRSIILTSYSEFEYAQKAINLQVCEYLLKPVDEEMLFEVIQKLKKEIQEKRAYNEIIERTKDKKAIDLIDIDIYIQSNTQYNYYVIEAINQIKENYNKKVSIELIAETLNVSASYLSRKFKEETSQTFLEVLNKYRIQKAIEFLHTGNYRVYEVSDLTGFSEYKHFCNVFKKYTQNSPTEFIRNSSFIIYKG; encoded by the coding sequence ATGCTGAGAGTATTGGTCGTTGAAGATGAAGATATGATAAGAAAAGGATTTATACATACTATCGACTGGATAGCAATGGGGTGTTTAGTAATTGATGAAGCCTGTAACGGTGAAGAGGGGCTTGAAAAAATCCAAAAACTTAATCCAGATATTGTCATAACAGATATTATTATGCCGAAGATGAACGGGATTGAAATGATTGAGAAGGCAAAAGAGATATATACGTTTAGAAGTATTATTTTAACTAGTTATTCAGAGTTTGAGTATGCTCAAAAGGCTATCAATTTACAAGTATGTGAATACCTTTTAAAACCTGTGGATGAAGAGATGCTTTTTGAAGTGATTCAGAAGTTAAAAAAGGAAATCCAAGAAAAGCGTGCTTATAATGAAATTATTGAACGCACAAAAGATAAAAAGGCTATTGATCTTATAGACATAGATATTTATATTCAATCAAACACTCAATATAATTATTATGTTATAGAAGCAATTAATCAAATAAAAGAAAACTATAATAAGAAAGTCAGTATAGAATTAATCGCTGAGACATTAAATGTAAGCGCCAGTTACTTGAGCAGGAAATTTAAAGAAGAAACATCTCAAACGTTTTTAGAGGTGCTTAATAAATATCGTATACAAAAAGCTATTGAGTTTTTACATACAGGTAATTACCGTGTTTATGAGGTTTCAGATTTAACAGGATTTAGTGAATATAAGCATTTTTGCAATGTATTTAAAAAGTATACACAAAATTCACCTACAGAATTTATTAGAAACAGTAGTTTTATTATCTATAAAGGTTAA
- a CDS encoding sensor histidine kinase, which yields MNNQRRNDFRNDIRKTFVVYALIPIVIITFVSYLAVFFIWNNAIIYRTKENIDHISYELEQTISLVIDKTDEIAVSGDFYKSLDNIEQKTNVYQELYSFTNKIKEKVDFYIFDSSTDMLVGSRQNIPSFVTKDNNISWGIIKRMKQNPYDVVFECNKVYKDNIKVTELIIGRAIINQEVIKGYIVFVLYGEEFIKSIGNSVSQIVVTDRYDNIFLATTSVYSNFLDKLKPDFRNTIGYAKVEKNKYYILRKHILQNRLAIYAINPLGSLLSVFTWVGLFFILVFAMLILAIFIIAKKIAFEKTRIIDRIVDAFKEVQQGNLDVILDIKSYDEFEIIGESYNMMLASIKNLIITNEERVRQTIMSEIKQLESQFNPHFLFNTLEHIKYMAKMDPGAASKMIVNLSTLLRYSISSNISDVTINEDLEYTKNYLQIQKNRFSNRFTYTMSVEEGTENCIVPKLIIQPIIENAIKYGFESRDTLEIRIKVCFVEERLIIVIFDDGIGMEEEHLNHIKAILNGTTNNSSHIGLYNVHRRVKLMYGEDYGIDIRSEKFEGTVVRIILPINKRGECYAESIGR from the coding sequence ATGAACAATCAAAGACGAAATGATTTTAGAAATGATATCAGGAAGACTTTTGTGGTTTATGCCCTTATTCCTATTGTAATTATTACTTTTGTGAGTTATTTAGCAGTGTTTTTTATCTGGAATAATGCTATTATTTATCGAACTAAGGAAAATATAGACCACATATCTTATGAACTTGAGCAAACTATATCATTAGTTATTGATAAAACAGATGAGATAGCCGTAAGCGGCGATTTTTATAAGTCATTAGATAATATTGAGCAAAAGACTAATGTTTATCAAGAACTTTATTCTTTTACTAATAAGATTAAAGAAAAGGTAGATTTTTATATCTTTGATTCTAGCACGGATATGTTAGTAGGAAGCAGGCAAAATATACCTAGTTTTGTAACGAAAGACAATAATATTTCATGGGGTATCATTAAGCGGATGAAACAAAATCCTTATGATGTTGTTTTTGAATGTAACAAAGTTTATAAGGATAATATAAAGGTAACTGAACTTATTATCGGAAGAGCTATTATAAATCAAGAAGTAATAAAAGGGTATATTGTTTTTGTTTTATACGGAGAAGAATTTATCAAATCCATAGGAAATTCTGTAAGTCAAATAGTAGTTACGGATAGGTATGATAATATTTTTTTAGCAACTACATCTGTGTATAGCAATTTTTTAGATAAATTAAAGCCAGATTTTAGAAATACTATTGGCTATGCTAAAGTGGAAAAAAATAAATATTATATTTTAAGAAAACATATATTACAAAATAGACTTGCAATATATGCGATAAATCCCTTAGGCAGTTTGTTATCAGTATTTACTTGGGTAGGATTATTTTTCATTTTAGTATTTGCAATGCTCATTTTAGCTATATTTATAATCGCTAAAAAAATAGCTTTTGAAAAAACTCGTATTATAGATAGAATTGTAGATGCATTTAAAGAAGTGCAACAAGGGAATTTAGACGTAATACTTGATATAAAGTCCTATGATGAGTTTGAAATTATTGGTGAATCTTATAATATGATGCTTGCCAGTATTAAAAATCTCATTATTACAAATGAAGAAAGAGTAAGGCAGACTATCATGTCCGAAATTAAACAACTTGAGTCACAGTTTAATCCCCACTTCTTATTTAATACATTAGAACACATTAAATATATGGCTAAAATGGATCCAGGGGCAGCCAGTAAAATGATTGTTAATCTTTCAACGTTACTTCGTTATAGCATTAGTAGTAATATTAGTGATGTAACTATAAATGAGGATCTAGAATACACTAAAAATTATTTACAGATACAAAAAAACCGGTTTTCTAATCGTTTTACTTATACTATGAGTGTTGAGGAGGGAACTGAAAATTGTATAGTTCCTAAACTAATTATTCAACCAATCATTGAAAATGCCATTAAGTATGGTTTTGAAAGCAGAGATACGCTTGAGATAAGAATTAAAGTATGTTTTGTTGAAGAGAGACTCATTATAGTCATATTTGATGATGGGATAGGAATGGAGGAGGAGCATCTCAATCATATTAAAGCTATATTAAATGGAACAACAAACAATAGTTCGCATATTGGACTGTATAATGTACATAGAAGAGTAAAACTTATGTATGGAGAAGATTACGGCATTGATATTAGAAGTGAAAAGTTTGAAGGAACAGTTGTAAGAATCATATTGCCTATCAATAAAAGAGGTGAGTGTTATGCTGAGAGTATTGGTCGTTGA
- a CDS encoding ABC transporter permease gives MNKNKFKLDFWNIITLIIMGLFALFLIYPLLSLFISAFKDPLTGTLTLDNFIKFFQKKYYYQSMLNSFSVTICVTLLAIAIGAPLAYFMTSYKIKGKAVVEILVIISMLSPPFIGAYSWILLGGRSGVLTKFFSNLFGFQMPSVYGFGGILLVFTLKLYPFIYLYVSGALKKIDVSLSEAAESLGCNSYKKVITVILPLILPTILAGSLLVFMNALADFGTPMLIGEGYNVMPVLIYSEFISEVGGQANFAAAMATIMVLITALLFIAQKYLVNRKSFTMSSLRPIQAREISGIKSLFIHAFIYSIVFLAIIPQLTVIYTSFLKTKGSMFVAGFSIKSYQMVFKNLGKAITNTYLYGLIAIIIIIILGMFIAYISTRRKNILTSIIDSTTMFPYIIPGSVLGITLLLAFNKKPVLLSGSFLIIIIAYVIRRLPYTLRSSAAILYQISPSMEEASISLGCSPLRTFFKVTAVMMLPGVLAGAILSWITVINELSASIILYTGNTKTMSVSIYTEVIRASYGTAAALSTILTLTTVISLVIFFKLSRNKEISL, from the coding sequence ATGAATAAAAATAAGTTTAAACTTGACTTTTGGAATATTATAACATTAATTATTATGGGGCTTTTTGCATTGTTTTTAATTTATCCCTTATTATCATTATTCATAAGTGCCTTTAAAGATCCATTAACAGGAACACTTACTTTAGATAATTTTATAAAGTTTTTTCAAAAAAAATACTATTATCAATCTATGTTAAATAGTTTTAGTGTAACAATTTGTGTAACCTTATTAGCAATAGCAATAGGTGCACCGCTGGCTTATTTTATGACGAGTTATAAAATAAAAGGGAAAGCAGTAGTAGAGATTCTGGTTATTATATCTATGCTTTCACCCCCTTTTATTGGAGCCTATTCATGGATACTATTAGGTGGCAGAAGTGGTGTGTTAACAAAGTTTTTTTCTAACTTATTTGGTTTTCAAATGCCGTCGGTTTATGGTTTTGGAGGCATATTACTCGTTTTTACATTAAAGCTATATCCTTTTATTTACCTATATGTATCAGGTGCTTTAAAGAAGATAGATGTATCTTTAAGTGAAGCAGCAGAAAGTTTGGGGTGTAATTCTTATAAAAAAGTTATAACTGTTATATTACCTTTGATATTGCCAACTATATTAGCAGGTTCACTGCTGGTGTTTATGAATGCTCTTGCAGACTTTGGAACACCGATGCTTATTGGAGAAGGCTACAACGTAATGCCCGTACTTATATATTCAGAGTTTATAAGTGAGGTAGGAGGGCAAGCTAATTTTGCAGCCGCGATGGCGACTATAATGGTTTTAATAACTGCACTTTTATTTATTGCACAAAAGTATTTGGTGAATAGAAAGTCATTTACAATGAGTTCCCTAAGACCTATACAAGCTAGAGAAATATCAGGAATAAAATCACTATTTATACATGCGTTTATTTATAGCATTGTATTTTTAGCGATTATACCACAGCTGACTGTTATTTATACTTCATTTTTAAAGACGAAGGGTTCTATGTTCGTAGCAGGTTTCTCAATAAAAAGCTATCAAATGGTGTTTAAAAATCTTGGGAAGGCTATTACCAATACCTACTTATACGGTTTAATAGCAATTATTATTATCATTATATTGGGTATGTTTATTGCGTATATCTCCACAAGAAGAAAAAACATATTAACCTCAATTATTGATTCAACAACAATGTTTCCGTATATTATACCAGGATCTGTACTTGGGATTACACTGCTTCTTGCATTTAATAAGAAGCCTGTGCTTTTAAGTGGAAGCTTTTTAATTATTATTATTGCTTATGTTATACGACGTTTACCTTATACACTTCGCTCGAGTGCGGCGATACTTTACCAAATCAGTCCGAGCATGGAAGAAGCCTCTATAAGTCTAGGGTGTTCGCCGCTCAGAACTTTTTTTAAAGTAACAGCTGTTATGATGCTGCCAGGTGTTTTGGCAGGGGCGATCCTAAGTTGGATTACGGTTATTAATGAACTAAGTGCATCTATTATACTGTATACTGGAAATACTAAGACGATGTCAGTTTCCATATATACAGAGGTTATCCGTGCAAGCTATGGGACGGCAGCGGCTCTTTCAACCATTTTAACACTAACGACTGTTATTTCGCTCGTTATCTTCTTTAAGCTCTCAAGAAACAAAGAAATTAGCCTTTAG
- a CDS encoding ABC transporter ATP-binding protein — MSVAINVENVIKRYGDITVIPDLSVQIENGEFFTLLGPSGCGKTTLLRMIAGFNSIEGGNIKFGDTIINSIPAHKRNIGMVFQNYAIFPHLTVRQNIEYGLKLRKIKKSEMNEKVDRILKVVKIEGYQDRLPEKLSGGQQQRVALARSIVIHPSVLLMDEPLSNLDAKLRVEMRSAIRDIQKEVGITTVYVTHDQEEALAISDRIAVMKDGVIQQIGKPHQIYIRPSNVFVSTFIGHSNLFRGRLFNNGGEAEITFENSYKIKMNNLLHRDKEEIPVVISVRPEEFSISEQGLAVKIKSRTFLGKYVNYEVEFDEEMLLPGQPSIEFSQDIGHAQRTYEVGEQIRLRPNPSKINIFTEDGLKNLIEEAPEYE, encoded by the coding sequence ATGAGTGTGGCGATAAATGTAGAAAATGTAATTAAAAGATATGGAGATATTACAGTAATACCTGATTTATCAGTTCAAATAGAGAATGGTGAGTTTTTCACACTACTTGGGCCATCAGGATGTGGAAAAACAACTCTGCTTAGAATGATAGCCGGTTTTAATAGTATTGAAGGTGGAAATATAAAATTTGGTGATACGATAATTAATAGTATTCCTGCTCATAAACGCAATATTGGTATGGTGTTTCAAAATTATGCTATTTTTCCACATCTTACAGTTAGACAGAACATAGAATATGGCTTAAAATTAAGAAAGATTAAAAAATCAGAAATGAATGAAAAAGTTGATAGGATCCTAAAAGTTGTAAAAATTGAAGGTTATCAAGATAGATTGCCTGAAAAACTATCGGGTGGACAACAACAACGGGTTGCTCTAGCAAGATCTATTGTTATTCATCCAAGTGTCTTGCTTATGGATGAACCATTGTCTAACTTAGATGCAAAACTAAGAGTTGAGATGCGTAGCGCTATAAGAGATATTCAAAAAGAAGTAGGTATTACAACAGTTTATGTTACCCACGATCAGGAAGAAGCACTTGCTATTTCAGATAGGATAGCTGTTATGAAAGATGGGGTTATTCAACAAATAGGAAAGCCACACCAGATTTATATTCGTCCATCCAATGTTTTTGTATCTACTTTTATAGGTCACTCAAATCTATTTAGAGGAAGGCTGTTTAATAATGGAGGAGAGGCTGAAATAACATTTGAAAATAGCTATAAGATTAAGATGAATAATCTACTACATAGAGATAAAGAGGAAATACCTGTTGTTATTTCAGTAAGACCAGAAGAGTTTTCAATAAGTGAACAAGGGTTAGCGGTTAAAATTAAAAGCAGAACTTTCTTAGGCAAGTATGTTAATTATGAAGTAGAATTTGATGAAGAGATGCTGCTTCCGGGGCAGCCAAGCATAGAATTTTCGCAAGATATAGGGCATGCACAAAGAACTTATGAGGTGGGAGAGCAGATAAGATTAAGGCCTAATCCAAGTAAGATAAATATTTTTACTGAGGATGGGTTAAAAAATCTAATTGAGGAGGCCCCTGAGTATGAATAA
- a CDS encoding ABC transporter substrate-binding protein, with amino-acid sequence MYMKKIFSAFLAAMVLSTAFTGCSSKQTNTSTTSTSTEKETKAVAQDKGGDTGSKNLVVYCPHPLEFINPLVSEFETQTGVSVEVVAAGTGELLKRVEAEQGNALGDIFWGGSLSTMEPKKDLFEDYQSINEEYVLDNMKNTEGSLTRFTDIPSVIMVNKNLIGDIKIEGYEDLLNPALKGKIAHCDPSKSSSSFEHLINMLYAMGNGEPEQGWDYVEKLCKNLDGKLLSGSSAVYKGVADGEYAVGLTFEEGGAKYVADGAPVELVYMKEGVISKADGVYIIKEAKNLENAKKFIDFITGKDAQTIIIEQLNRRSVRKDVAPPNGLKKIEEINLIYDDQEVVIAKKQEWLDRFKDIFTSAQ; translated from the coding sequence ATGTACATGAAAAAAATATTTTCGGCTTTTTTAGCAGCTATGGTTTTATCAACAGCATTTACAGGCTGTAGTAGTAAACAAACAAACACATCGACAACATCAACATCTACAGAAAAAGAGACAAAAGCAGTGGCACAAGACAAAGGGGGGGATACAGGCTCAAAGAATCTTGTTGTGTACTGCCCGCATCCTCTTGAATTTATTAATCCGCTTGTTAGTGAGTTCGAAACACAAACAGGTGTTTCGGTAGAAGTAGTAGCAGCGGGAACAGGAGAACTTTTAAAAAGAGTAGAGGCGGAGCAAGGTAATGCGCTTGGAGATATCTTTTGGGGTGGTTCTTTATCAACAATGGAACCTAAAAAGGATCTTTTCGAAGATTATCAGTCTATTAATGAAGAGTATGTACTTGATAATATGAAAAATACAGAGGGATCTTTAACAAGATTTACAGATATACCAAGTGTTATTATGGTTAATAAAAATTTAATAGGTGACATTAAGATCGAAGGCTATGAAGATCTCTTAAATCCAGCCCTAAAGGGAAAGATCGCACATTGTGATCCTTCTAAATCATCCTCGTCTTTTGAACATCTTATTAATATGTTATATGCAATGGGAAATGGAGAACCAGAACAAGGATGGGACTACGTAGAAAAACTATGTAAAAATCTTGATGGTAAGTTGCTTAGCGGCTCTTCGGCGGTATATAAGGGGGTAGCAGATGGAGAGTATGCTGTTGGACTTACCTTTGAAGAAGGTGGTGCCAAATATGTAGCAGATGGCGCTCCTGTAGAACTTGTTTACATGAAAGAAGGGGTTATTTCTAAAGCAGACGGCGTTTATATTATAAAAGAAGCTAAAAACTTAGAAAATGCGAAGAAATTTATAGATTTTATCACAGGGAAAGATGCTCAGACAATTATTATTGAACAACTTAACAGGCGCTCGGTAAGAAAAGATGTTGCACCACCTAATGGGTTAAAAAAGATAGAAGAAATTAACTTAATATACGATGATCAAGAAGTTGTTATTGCTAAGAAGCAAGAATGGCTAGATAGATTTAAAGATATATTTACAAGTGCACAATAG
- a CDS encoding isocitrate/isopropylmalate family dehydrogenase has translation MDKIQAAKEHFTKVVEEQLARVARMKEDTEVVDYAKLDKIIIGCCGGDGIGPAITAEAERVLRAVLKEDVESGKIEFRQIEGLTIENRIAVNKAIPDDVLAEIKACHVILKGPTTTPSKGDGPNIESANVAMRRELDLFANVRPVAVPEEGIDWTFFRENTEGEYALGSKGIAIDEDMSFDFKVITTQGTRRIAKAAFDFARNNGKKSVAIITKANILKKTDGKFLEICYDVAKDYPEIQVDDWFVDIISANLINEKVRSQYEVFVLPNLYGDIITDEAAQIQGGVGTAGSANVGNRYSMFEAIHGSAPRMLETGRQIYANPASMIKAAELLLRHIGYPQKADQVLNALKTANDTVKMTGRSDGATGAEFANCVIENL, from the coding sequence ATGGATAAAATACAAGCTGCTAAAGAGCATTTTACTAAAGTAGTGGAAGAGCAACTTGCTCGCGTTGCAAGAATGAAAGAGGATACAGAGGTTGTTGATTACGCGAAGCTTGATAAAATCATTATTGGATGCTGTGGCGGAGATGGTATAGGCCCAGCTATTACAGCAGAAGCAGAAAGAGTACTTCGTGCAGTACTTAAAGAAGATGTTGAAAGCGGAAAAATTGAATTTAGACAAATAGAGGGTCTTACTATAGAAAATCGTATAGCAGTTAATAAAGCAATTCCAGATGATGTACTTGCAGAAATAAAAGCTTGTCATGTTATTCTTAAAGGGCCTACAACAACACCAAGCAAAGGTGATGGTCCTAATATTGAAAGTGCAAACGTTGCAATGAGACGTGAACTTGATTTATTTGCTAACGTAAGGCCTGTAGCTGTACCAGAAGAAGGGATTGACTGGACTTTCTTCCGTGAAAATACAGAGGGTGAATATGCACTTGGAAGCAAAGGTATTGCTATTGATGAAGATATGTCTTTTGATTTTAAGGTAATAACAACTCAAGGGACAAGAAGAATTGCGAAAGCGGCTTTTGATTTTGCCCGCAACAATGGTAAAAAGAGCGTAGCAATTATTACAAAGGCTAATATTCTTAAAAAAACAGATGGTAAATTCTTAGAAATTTGCTATGACGTAGCTAAAGACTACCCAGAGATTCAAGTAGATGACTGGTTTGTAGATATCATTTCAGCAAACCTTATTAATGAAAAGGTTAGAAGTCAGTATGAAGTATTTGTACTTCCAAACTTATACGGAGACATTATTACGGATGAAGCTGCACAGATACAAGGTGGCGTAGGTACTGCTGGAAGTGCTAACGTTGGCAATAGATATTCGATGTTTGAAGCAATTCATGGGAGTGCGCCAAGAATGCTTGAAACTGGACGACAAATTTATGCAAATCCAGCAAGTATGATTAAAGCTGCAGAACTCCTGCTTCGTCACATTGGCTATCCACAAAAAGCTGATCAAGTATTAAATGCACTCAAAACTGCAAATGATACTGTTAAAATGACAGGAAGAAGTGATGGGGCAACAGGCGCAGAGTTTGCGAACTGCGTAATTGAGAATTTATAA
- a CDS encoding 2-isopropylmalate synthase — protein MFELNKRSNLLESPEYRYKLEEREEANMFREFYPYDEIPKIAFNNVRVPMIMPEEIVITDTTFRDGQQSRAPYTTEQIVHIYKLLNKLSGPQGVIRQSEFFLYSEKDRKAVYKCMELGYEFPQITSWIRASEKDFELVKQMGIKETGILVSCSDYHIFHKLHMKRSEAIAHYTKIVKQCIEKGVIPRCHFEDITRADIYNFIVPFVRELMKLSEETGVQIKIRACDTMGYGVGYPGAMIPRSVPGIIFALHQYGGVPNEWIEWHGHNDFYRAVANSTTAWLYGCSAVNCSLFGIGERTGNTPLEAMVFEYAQLRGTLDGMDTTVITELAEYFEHEIGEKIPERTPFVGKNFNVTRAGIHADGLLKNEEIYNIFDTDKFLNRPVRVSISNTSGLAGIAHWINTNTKFPMLKDLEKSHPLCLKIKEWVDKEYDEGRITVMSDEELEGFINDYLVQNLYS, from the coding sequence GTGTTTGAACTAAATAAGCGGTCTAATTTACTTGAAAGTCCTGAATATAGGTATAAATTAGAAGAACGTGAAGAGGCTAATATGTTTAGAGAATTTTACCCATATGACGAAATTCCTAAGATAGCATTCAATAATGTGCGTGTGCCTATGATAATGCCAGAAGAAATAGTTATCACAGATACGACCTTTAGAGATGGGCAGCAGTCAAGAGCACCCTATACAACAGAACAGATTGTTCATATTTATAAATTGCTTAATAAATTAAGTGGCCCGCAAGGGGTCATCAGACAAAGCGAATTTTTCTTATACAGTGAAAAGGATAGAAAAGCTGTTTATAAATGTATGGAACTTGGCTATGAATTCCCACAAATTACATCATGGATTAGAGCCTCAGAAAAAGATTTTGAACTGGTTAAACAAATGGGCATTAAAGAGACAGGGATACTTGTTAGTTGCTCTGATTATCACATATTCCACAAATTACATATGAAAAGATCAGAAGCTATTGCACATTATACTAAAATCGTAAAACAATGTATTGAAAAGGGTGTTATACCACGATGTCATTTTGAGGATATAACACGAGCAGATATTTATAACTTTATTGTGCCTTTTGTAAGAGAACTTATGAAATTAAGTGAAGAGACAGGTGTTCAAATTAAAATTCGTGCATGTGATACAATGGGATATGGCGTAGGATATCCTGGAGCAATGATTCCAAGAAGTGTACCAGGAATAATATTTGCACTGCATCAATATGGCGGTGTTCCCAACGAATGGATCGAATGGCATGGTCATAATGATTTCTACCGTGCAGTAGCCAATTCAACTACAGCGTGGTTATATGGATGCAGCGCGGTAAACTGCTCTTTATTTGGAATAGGTGAAAGAACAGGTAATACCCCTCTTGAAGCGATGGTGTTTGAATACGCTCAACTAAGAGGGACTTTAGATGGGATGGATACTACGGTTATTACTGAACTTGCAGAGTATTTTGAACATGAAATAGGAGAAAAAATACCAGAAAGAACACCATTTGTAGGTAAAAACTTTAATGTAACCCGTGCAGGTATTCATGCGGATGGACTGCTTAAAAATGAAGAGATTTATAATATTTTTGATACAGATAAATTTTTAAATAGACCTGTAAGAGTGTCTATTAGTAATACTTCAGGACTTGCTGGCATTGCACATTGGATTAATACAAACACAAAGTTCCCTATGCTGAAAGATTTAGAAAAAAGTCATCCGCTTTGCTTGAAGATTAAAGAATGGGTAGATAAAGAGTATGACGAAGGTCGTATTACTGTGATGAGCGATGAAGAACTTGAAGGATTTATTAATGATTATTTAGTACAAAATCTGTACAGTTAG
- a CDS encoding gamma carbonic anhydrase family protein: MIHPYKNELPEIDQSCFVAEGAHIIGKVRIGKACSIWYNAVLRGDVETITIGDYTNVQDNVVIHVSKQDSAYIGEGVTIGHSAIIHGATIGEYTLIGMGSTILDGARIGKNCIIGANSLVTAGTIIPDGMLVIGTPARVLKPLDEAQVQHIKQSAEDYVQLAKAYSQPILEVIKETNASN, encoded by the coding sequence ATGATTCATCCATATAAAAATGAATTGCCTGAAATAGATCAAAGTTGTTTTGTTGCGGAGGGAGCACACATAATAGGTAAAGTACGTATAGGTAAAGCATGCAGTATTTGGTACAATGCTGTTTTAAGAGGAGATGTTGAGACTATTACTATAGGAGACTATACGAATGTACAAGATAATGTGGTGATACATGTTTCCAAACAAGATTCAGCTTATATAGGAGAGGGGGTAACTATAGGTCATAGTGCAATTATTCATGGGGCGACAATAGGGGAGTACACATTAATTGGTATGGGAAGTACAATACTGGACGGGGCGCGTATAGGGAAAAACTGTATTATAGGCGCTAATAGTCTTGTGACAGCAGGAACAATTATTCCTGATGGCATGTTAGTAATAGGGACTCCAGCAAGAGTTTTAAAGCCTCTTGATGAAGCCCAAGTACAGCACATTAAACAATCTGCAGAAGATTATGTTCAATTGGCAAAAGCATATAGTCAGCCCATTTTAGAGGTCATTAAAGAAACAAATGCTTCAAATTGA